Sequence from the Thermococcus nautili genome:
CTCCCAGTCGATGTCAACGCCGTCCAAGTTGTACTTCCTTATTATCTCCAGCACGCTCTCGGCGAACCTCTGCCTCTTGGCCGGGTCGGCCGCAACCGGTGAGAAGTACTTGCTCAGAGTCCAGCCGCCGACAGAAACGAGAACCTTGACGGCCGGGTACTTCTCCTTGTACTTCTTAATCTCCTCCAGGTTGAGCGGGTCGGCGTAGGTGTCGTAGTAGGTAACCGTTCCGTCCTCCTTGAGGTCGAGGAAGGCGTAGTTGACGTGGGTAACCTTGTCCCAGGGAATGTCGCTCACGTAGAACTTCCTCGCGTAGCGCGCCCATGAGATGTAGTAAACAATGACGCGGTACGGCTCGTAGGGAGTTGTGACCTGAAGGATTCCAGAGGGGGTTCCCTTCGAGCCGTCGCTAAGAACCGGAACGACGGCGTAGAAGTAGGTCGTGTTGGCCTTGAGGTGGTACTGGTCGAGATACTCCGTGGCCGGTGTTGCATCGCCTATAAGCTCCCAGGCATCCCCTCCGGGCGCGCTCTGGGTCCAGTACTTGGCGCGCCAGATTTTACCGTCGTACTCGACGATGTCGCCCTGAAGGTAAGTCTTCCCGGGCTCGTACTGGGGATAACTGCTCCAGTTGACGACGACAAGCAGGTTCTCGGGGCTGATTACGTTGGTCGGGTCGGTGGAGCGGTAGATTTCGTAGGCCTTGGCGTTCTCAACCGGCGTCCAGGTCAGGTTAACCACATCCCAGGCAACGGCACTGCCGCTCAGCTGGATTTGAGACGCGGAAACAAGGCCGAAGAAAGGCACTACCGCGGGCACCACCGCGAACAGCATAACAGCCACAACGGCCATGCTCAAAAACTGTCTCCGATTCAAATGTGGTCACCTCCGCATGGGTGCTCATTATTTATCAATAACGTCCACCTTATAAATTTCCCGGTTTTTGTAATCTTGTCAAAACTTGGAAATTTTCTTAGATTTGTGGACATAACCTCAACGGGTTGAAGGCAAAATCGCTCAATGAGAAAAGTTCCCAATGACCTCATGAAGGATGAACCACAATGCTTTTAAACAACATATCATCCGATATGTCGAAATTAAACATGTCCAAAAAATGAATATCTGGAGGTCGAGGCCATGGAGAAAGGGAAACCCGAGAACACACCGGACTGGAAGGAGTACTACGAGAGGATGAAGGAAACCGCCCCGCTCGTGATACACTACCCAATCTGCGGCGGAGGGGAGGAATGCATCTTCGTGTGTCCGTTCAGCGATAAAATCTGGGAAGTCGTCCCGATGAAGGTTAGCCTCTTCGGCTTCAAGTACAAGGTAAGGCTCAGGCCATTCATGGCCAATCCGGAAAACTGCAAGAAGTGCTACATCTGCGTTCAGGCCTGCCCAACGGGAGCGCTGAGGCCCGTCGAGAAGCCCGTAAGGCATCCAGCCCTCGTTCTGCTCTACAACACCCTGAAACTGCCCTTCAAGAAGAAGTACGGCGTCAAGTTTGTGTTCCGGAAGGAGCATGCCGAGAAGTTCAAGAAGAACAACTGAAAGCTTTTAAACCAACATGTCGAACGATATATCGGTGAATTATATGGAGCGGCCGAACTTCAGGGGTCAGCTCAAGCTCCTAATCCTTAAGATGCTCGACGAGAAGCCGATGCACGGCTACGGGATAATGGCCGAACTGGAGAGCCGATACGGCGTCCCCCACCCCAGTCCAGGAACCGTTTATCCAATTCTCGCATCGCTTAAGAGGGCCGGGCTCATCGAGACTGTCGGCTCGGGTAAGAGGGAGAAGAAGCTCTACCGAACCACTGAAAGGGGAAGGGAATACCTGCGGGAGCACGAGGAGGAGCTCAGAAGCGTTCTTGAGCTAACCGAGAGGTTCATCGAGTTCAGGAAAATAGGCGGGGTCGAGCTTGCCCGCGCCCTAAAAGACGTCTTCAACTCGATTAACGAACTGAGCGAGGAGCAGAAGAAGACCCTTGCCGAGGAGTTCATGGACTTCACCAAGAGGGTCAGGCTGATTCTCCTCGGGGAAACAAAAGGTCAGGAAAAGAGCTCGTAGCTTATCCTGAAGGCCTCAAGAACGGGAAGCTTTTCCCCTGCGAAGAAGCTGAGCATGGCCCCTCCGCCGGTTGAGACGTGGCTTATGCCCTTTATGTTGTACCTGTAGATGCTCGCGATGGAGTGACCACCGCCGACGACGCTGAAAGCTGGACTCTTGGCTATCGCCCTGAAGACGCCAACGGTTCCAATCGCGAACTCCTCTCTTTCGAAAACGCCCATCGGGCCATTGGCAACTATGATTTTTGCCTTCAGAAGAATCTCACGGTATTTCTCCACCGTCCGGGAGCCTATGTCAAGGATTGGGTAGCGGTCGAAGAGCCACTTCTCGTCGCTCAGCAGGTCAACCTCAACGCGCTCTCCGTCGCGGTCAACGGCGAAGTCAACCGGGGTTCTCACGTAGGGGTAGAACTCGTCGAGTATTCTCTCGGCCCAGTCAACAAGCTCGAGGAGGCCCTTCTTTTCCATGAACTCAAGGTTGGCATCGCCGAGGTTGAAGCCCTTCGCGAGGGTGAAGACGTGGCCGACTAGACCGCCGGTGAGTATTAAGTCGGCCTTACCCTTTCTCAGGACGTTTTCCGCCACCCTGAGCGAGTCGTCAACCTTCGCACCGCCGAGCACGTAAACCCTCGGCCTCTCGTCGCTCTCGTAGGCCTTGCTGAGGGCGTCTATCTCCTTTTCCATCAGGTGACCCATCACCATCGGCTTCAGCCGGGCGAAGCCAACTAAGGATGGCTGACTCCTGTGTGCCGCGGCGAAGGCGTCGTTGACGACGTAGTCTA
This genomic interval carries:
- a CDS encoding 4Fe-4S dicluster domain-containing protein, which codes for MEKGKPENTPDWKEYYERMKETAPLVIHYPICGGGEECIFVCPFSDKIWEVVPMKVSLFGFKYKVRLRPFMANPENCKKCYICVQACPTGALRPVEKPVRHPALVLLYNTLKLPFKKKYGVKFVFRKEHAEKFKKNN
- a CDS encoding PadR family transcriptional regulator, with the protein product MERPNFRGQLKLLILKMLDEKPMHGYGIMAELESRYGVPHPSPGTVYPILASLKRAGLIETVGSGKREKKLYRTTERGREYLREHEEELRSVLELTERFIEFRKIGGVELARALKDVFNSINELSEEQKKTLAEEFMDFTKRVRLILLGETKGQEKSS
- a CDS encoding phosphoglycerate kinase, with the translated sequence MFRLTDFNFHGKTVFLRVDLNSPVENGRITSDARFRAVLPTVKHLVEDGAKVVIGTHQSRPYKGDYITTEQHAEILGELLGREVEYVEDIFGRLARDRIRAMKPGEVLMLENLRFSAEEVFYRPLEECEKTFFVRKLAPLIDYVVNDAFAAAHRSQPSLVGFARLKPMVMGHLMEKEIDALSKAYESDERPRVYVLGGAKVDDSLRVAENVLRKGKADLILTGGLVGHVFTLAKGFNLGDANLEFMEKKGLLELVDWAERILDEFYPYVRTPVDFAVDRDGERVEVDLLSDEKWLFDRYPILDIGSRTVEKYREILLKAKIIVANGPMGVFEREEFAIGTVGVFRAIAKSPAFSVVGGGHSIASIYRYNIKGISHVSTGGGAMLSFFAGEKLPVLEAFRISYELFS